The Catenulispora sp. GP43 genome includes a region encoding these proteins:
- a CDS encoding STAS domain-containing protein: MNSIRYTVTDHRDHALLTLTGDLDFAAHADLEARVVELVGAGRPVVVDCAGITFMDSMGLRALVAGLLAAEDAGVGFALAAPSPPVLRVLELSGTLERFSVREPDPERPQG; encoded by the coding sequence ATGAACAGTATCCGCTATACGGTCACCGACCACCGGGACCACGCACTCCTCACCCTGACCGGCGATCTGGACTTCGCGGCGCACGCCGACCTGGAGGCCCGGGTGGTCGAACTGGTCGGGGCCGGACGCCCGGTCGTCGTCGACTGCGCGGGGATCACGTTCATGGACTCGATGGGCCTGCGCGCCCTGGTCGCCGGTCTGCTCGCGGCCGAGGACGCGGGCGTGGGCTTCGCGTTGGCCGCGCCCTCGCCGCCGGTCCTGCGCGTGCTGGAGCTGTCCGGCACCCTCGAGCGCTTCTCGGTGCGGGAGCCGGATCCGGAGCGGCCGCAGGGCTGA
- a CDS encoding MarR family winged helix-turn-helix transcriptional regulator, producing the protein MPQDPPLFETVAGTAAAVVELLDALQGRGLESLPGGPVPPSQLRALRAIERSEGINLRALANVLGTRPPAVSRLCDRMEADGLIQRTPSTNSRREVELRLSPRTRRVLADVRSARLRELQEVVRTLPPDSLAGLSIHLGRLQAAIEKRLRAGGPDGGRESGVA; encoded by the coding sequence GTGCCCCAGGATCCGCCGCTGTTCGAGACGGTCGCTGGGACGGCTGCCGCCGTCGTGGAACTGCTGGACGCTTTGCAGGGGCGGGGCCTGGAATCGCTGCCAGGGGGTCCGGTTCCACCTTCTCAGTTGCGGGCCCTGCGCGCCATCGAGCGCTCCGAGGGCATCAACCTGCGCGCCCTGGCGAACGTCCTGGGAACCCGGCCCCCGGCCGTCAGCCGCTTGTGCGACCGCATGGAGGCCGACGGCCTCATCCAGCGCACCCCGAGCACCAACAGCCGCCGCGAGGTCGAACTGCGGCTGAGCCCGCGGACCCGCCGGGTGCTCGCCGACGTCCGCTCCGCCCGACTGCGGGAGCTGCAGGAGGTCGTCCGGACGCTGCCGCCGGATTCCCTGGCGGGGCTGTCGATCCATCTGGGCCGGCTGCAGGCGGCGATCGAGAAGCGCCTGCGCGCCGGCGGGCCGGACGGCGGCCGGGAGAGCGGTGTGGCTTGA
- a CDS encoding PP2C family protein-serine/threonine phosphatase translates to MIDYPAVQRALHSAAPEALPETLRAVLLTMGISDVQVHLVDYGLRVLIPVAGPPDAAPLPVRDSIEGRVFAGQQPLVHQPDEDIAVVTVPMTVRGDRHGTLTARLPADDADAAEIEALESVARLLGHEIVVADRDTDRYQRARRAARLTLAAETQWELLPGRSSRRREYALGAQLEPAYAIRGDGYDWAADDTSLSLAVVNGMGEGITAALLTSLAVNALRNARRAGLALADQAALADQAVFAQHRGELYVAALLMSFAYDTGEVTVVDAGSPQIWRRRGRSIEQITVEAQLPLGMFEETAYKPQSFQVLPGDRLVIVSDGVHTARSPLGEAYVEKALHRGINDSALLPPAEVPIAILREVSDHRSADADDDAVVVCLDWYGPQTDD, encoded by the coding sequence GTGATCGACTATCCAGCGGTGCAGCGGGCGCTGCACTCCGCCGCCCCCGAGGCGCTGCCGGAGACACTGCGGGCCGTCCTGCTCACCATGGGTATCAGTGACGTCCAGGTGCACCTGGTCGACTACGGGCTGCGGGTGCTCATCCCGGTCGCCGGTCCGCCGGACGCGGCCCCGCTGCCGGTCCGGGACAGCATCGAGGGCCGGGTGTTCGCCGGCCAGCAGCCGCTCGTGCACCAGCCGGACGAGGACATCGCCGTGGTGACTGTGCCGATGACCGTGCGCGGCGACCGGCACGGAACCCTGACCGCGCGCCTGCCGGCCGATGACGCCGACGCCGCCGAGATCGAGGCGCTGGAGTCGGTCGCCCGCCTGCTCGGGCACGAGATCGTGGTCGCCGACCGGGACACCGACCGATACCAGCGGGCCCGCCGCGCCGCCCGGCTCACGCTGGCCGCGGAGACCCAGTGGGAACTGCTGCCCGGCCGCTCCAGCCGGCGCCGTGAATACGCCCTCGGCGCCCAACTGGAGCCGGCCTACGCGATCCGCGGCGACGGCTACGACTGGGCCGCCGACGACACCAGCCTGAGCCTGGCCGTCGTCAACGGCATGGGAGAGGGCATCACGGCGGCGCTGCTGACGTCCCTGGCCGTGAACGCCCTGCGCAACGCCCGCCGCGCCGGCCTGGCCCTGGCCGACCAGGCGGCGCTGGCCGACCAGGCCGTGTTCGCGCAGCACCGCGGCGAGCTCTACGTCGCGGCCCTGTTGATGTCCTTCGCCTACGACACCGGCGAGGTGACGGTCGTGGACGCCGGGTCGCCGCAGATCTGGCGGCGCCGCGGCCGCTCCATCGAGCAGATCACCGTCGAGGCCCAGCTGCCGCTGGGCATGTTCGAGGAGACCGCCTACAAACCGCAGAGCTTCCAGGTGCTCCCCGGCGACCGGCTGGTCATCGTCAGCGACGGCGTCCACACCGCCCGCTCGCCGCTGGGCGAGGCCTATGTCGAGAAGGCTCTGCACCGGGGCATCAACGACTCGGCCCTGCTGCCGCCGGCCGAGGTGCCGATCGCGATCCTGCGCGAGGTGTCCGACCACAGGTCGGCCGACGCCGACGACGACGCGGTCGTGGTGTGCCTGGACTGGTACGGCCCGCAGACCGACGACTGA